The Pseudomonas sp. G2-4 genome window below encodes:
- a CDS encoding carbonic anhydrase, protein MSDKDKQPLAASASAQPEAETADAALQHIVDGFLHFHHEIFPQQEELFKKLATAQAPRAMFITCADSRIVPELITHSSPGDLFVTRNVGNVVPPYGQMNGGVSTAIEYAVLALGVQHIIVCGHSDCGAMRAVLNPDTLEKMPTVKAWLRHAEVAKTMVHDNCPCGDEKQVMPILTEENVIAQLQHLRTHPSVASRMANGQLFIHGWVYNIETSEIKAYDADQGRFLPLDGSHPMPVATPKARF, encoded by the coding sequence ATGAGTGACAAGGATAAACAGCCGTTGGCTGCGTCGGCTTCAGCCCAACCCGAGGCGGAAACCGCCGATGCAGCGCTGCAGCATATTGTTGACGGCTTTTTGCATTTCCATCACGAGATCTTTCCGCAACAGGAAGAGCTCTTCAAGAAACTCGCCACCGCCCAGGCGCCCCGCGCGATGTTCATCACCTGCGCCGATTCGCGCATCGTGCCCGAGTTGATCACCCATAGCTCCCCCGGCGACCTGTTCGTGACCCGTAACGTCGGCAACGTCGTTCCGCCTTACGGGCAGATGAACGGCGGCGTCTCCACTGCCATCGAATACGCCGTGCTGGCCCTCGGTGTGCAACACATCATTGTCTGTGGCCACTCCGATTGCGGCGCCATGCGTGCGGTGCTCAACCCCGACACGCTGGAAAAAATGCCCACGGTCAAAGCCTGGCTGCGCCACGCTGAAGTGGCCAAGACCATGGTCCATGACAATTGCCCGTGCGGCGACGAAAAACAGGTCATGCCTATCCTCACCGAAGAGAACGTGATCGCGCAGTTGCAGCATTTGCGAACGCATCCCTCGGTGGCCTCGCGCATGGCCAATGGTCAGTTGTTCATTCACGGATGGGTGTACAACATCGAGACCAGCGAGATCAAAGCCTATGACGCGGACCAGGGTCGTTTCCTGCCGCTCGATGGCAGCCATCCGATGCCGGTGGCGACGCCCAAAGCGCGCTTCTAA
- a CDS encoding IS110 family transposase, producing the protein MAMPVSVAKPIVGVDVAKDELVIYHAETDRLEAIPNTKAAIKKWLKELSAPVDVAIEATNIYHQEFADLAYAQGCVIYMIGGYELSHYRKGVKVRAKTDALDARLLARYLNNEGHQLHPWTPPSPLYCRLISLFRRRAALVQARVSLKQSWSNEPLLKRAFENQIKAMQRLEILLEKTIQTQLEAAGLGAQLKRCMKVEGIGLLNGARLLTSFQRGDFRNADAFIAFLGLDLRISDSGKKKGRRCLSKRGDPEARRLMHNAAMSARRTAAWKGFYEALRARGLSTTEALVALARKLARVVFALLKNQSEYLPKGI; encoded by the coding sequence ATGGCAATGCCGGTTTCTGTCGCAAAGCCGATCGTGGGTGTTGATGTCGCCAAAGATGAGTTGGTGATTTATCACGCAGAAACAGATCGACTGGAAGCGATCCCCAACACCAAGGCAGCGATCAAGAAGTGGCTCAAGGAATTGTCCGCGCCAGTGGATGTCGCCATCGAAGCCACCAATATCTATCATCAGGAATTCGCCGATCTGGCTTATGCGCAAGGCTGTGTGATCTACATGATCGGCGGCTACGAGCTCAGCCATTACCGCAAAGGTGTGAAAGTTCGCGCTAAAACCGATGCGCTGGATGCTCGGTTGTTGGCTCGCTACTTGAACAACGAAGGCCACCAGTTGCACCCGTGGACCCCGCCATCGCCCTTGTATTGCCGGCTTATAAGCCTCTTCCGGCGTCGGGCAGCCTTGGTCCAGGCGCGTGTCAGCCTCAAGCAAAGTTGGTCCAACGAACCGTTGCTCAAAAGGGCCTTTGAGAACCAGATAAAGGCCATGCAACGACTGGAGATCTTGCTCGAGAAAACAATCCAGACGCAGTTGGAAGCCGCTGGCTTGGGCGCTCAGCTCAAGCGCTGCATGAAAGTCGAAGGCATTGGCCTGTTGAACGGTGCCCGTTTGCTCACGTCGTTTCAGCGTGGGGATTTCAGAAATGCCGATGCCTTCATCGCTTTTCTGGGCCTAGACCTGCGTATATCGGACTCAGGGAAAAAGAAGGGACGCCGCTGCCTGTCTAAGCGAGGTGACCCAGAGGCCCGTCGATTGATGCACAACGCCGCGATGTCGGCGAGGCGCACAGCGGCATGGAAGGGTTTTTATGAGGCACTAAGGGCCCGGGGACTCAGCACAACCGAAGCATTAGTGGCACTGGCCCGCAAGCTTGCCCGAGTGGTATTCGCCCTGCTGAAGAATCAGAGCGAATACTTACCGAAAGGCATTTAG
- the ctaD gene encoding cytochrome c oxidase subunit I produces MSAVIDDHGHAGAGHAHGPAKGLMRWVLTTNHKDIGTLYLWFAFSMFLLGGSFAMVIRAELFQPGLQIVQPEFFNQMTTMHGLVMVFGAVMPAFVGLANWMIPLMIGAPDMALPRMNNFSFWLLPAAFLMLVSTLFTEGGGPNFGWTFYAPLSTTYAPESVTFFIFAIHLMGISSIMGAINVVATILNLRAPGMTLMKMPLFVWTWLITAFLLIAVMPVLAGCVTMMLMDIHFGTSFFSAAGGGDPVLFQHVFWFFGHPEVYIMILPAFGAVSSIIPAFSRKPLFGYTSMVYATAAIAFLSFIVWAHHMFVVGIPLVGELFFMYATLLIAVPTGVKVFNWASTMWQGSLTFETPMLFAVAFVILFSIGGFSGLMLAIAPADFQYQDTYFVVAHFHYVLVPGAIFGIFASAYYWLPKWTGHMYDETLGKLHFWLSFVGMNLAFFPMHFVGLAGMPRRIPDYNLQFADFNMVSSIGAFMFGTTQIFFLFIVIKTIRGGEPAPAKPWDGAEGLEWSVPSPAPYHTFTTPPEVK; encoded by the coding sequence ATGAGTGCTGTGATCGATGACCACGGTCATGCCGGTGCCGGCCACGCCCACGGCCCCGCCAAGGGCCTGATGCGCTGGGTACTGACCACCAACCACAAGGATATCGGCACGCTGTACCTGTGGTTCGCGTTCTCCATGTTCCTGCTGGGCGGCTCGTTCGCCATGGTGATCCGCGCCGAGCTGTTCCAGCCCGGCCTGCAGATCGTGCAGCCGGAGTTCTTCAACCAGATGACCACCATGCACGGCCTGGTGATGGTCTTCGGCGCGGTGATGCCGGCGTTCGTCGGCCTCGCCAACTGGATGATCCCGTTGATGATCGGCGCGCCAGACATGGCCCTGCCGCGCATGAACAACTTCAGCTTCTGGTTGTTGCCGGCCGCGTTCCTGATGCTGGTGTCGACGCTATTCACGGAGGGTGGCGGGCCGAATTTCGGCTGGACCTTCTACGCGCCGCTGTCCACCACCTATGCGCCGGAAAGCGTGACGTTCTTCATCTTTGCCATCCACCTGATGGGCATCAGTTCGATCATGGGCGCGATCAACGTGGTCGCCACCATCCTCAATCTGCGCGCCCCCGGCATGACCCTGATGAAAATGCCGCTGTTCGTCTGGACCTGGCTGATCACAGCATTCCTGCTGATCGCGGTGATGCCAGTGCTGGCCGGCTGCGTGACGATGATGCTGATGGACATTCACTTCGGCACCAGCTTCTTCAGTGCCGCCGGCGGTGGCGACCCGGTGCTGTTCCAGCACGTGTTCTGGTTCTTCGGCCACCCCGAGGTGTACATCATGATCCTGCCGGCCTTCGGTGCCGTCAGCTCGATCATCCCGGCGTTCTCGCGCAAGCCGTTGTTCGGCTACACCTCGATGGTCTACGCCACGGCCGCCATTGCGTTCCTGTCGTTCATCGTCTGGGCGCACCACATGTTCGTGGTGGGCATTCCGCTGGTGGGCGAACTGTTCTTCATGTACGCCACCCTGCTGATCGCCGTGCCCACCGGGGTGAAGGTGTTCAACTGGGCCAGCACCATGTGGCAAGGCTCGCTGACCTTCGAAACGCCGATGCTGTTTGCAGTGGCGTTCGTGATCCTGTTTTCCATTGGCGGTTTCTCCGGGCTGATGCTGGCCATCGCCCCGGCGGACTTCCAGTACCAGGACACCTACTTCGTGGTCGCGCACTTCCACTACGTGCTGGTGCCCGGCGCGATCTTCGGGATCTTCGCCTCGGCCTACTACTGGCTGCCGAAGTGGACCGGCCACATGTACGACGAAACCCTCGGCAAGCTGCACTTCTGGCTGTCGTTCGTCGGGATGAACCTGGCGTTCTTCCCGATGCACTTCGTCGGCCTGGCGGGCATGCCCCGGCGGATTCCCGACTACAACCTGCAGTTCGCCGACTTCAACATGGTCTCGTCCATCGGCGCCTTCATGTTCGGCACCACGCAGATCTTCTTCCTGTTCATCGTGATCAAGACCATCCGCGGCGGCGAGCCGGCACCGGCCAAGCCGTGGGATGGGGCCGAAGGGTTGGAGTGGAGCGTGCCGTCGCCGGCGCCGTATCACACGTTTACTACGCCGCCGGAAGTGAAATAG
- a CDS encoding SulP family inorganic anion transporter: MRAAQQFKAVLPRELLASVVVFLVALPLCMGIAIASGLPPAKGLITGIIGGLVVGFLAGSKLQVSGPAAGLAVLVFELVRQHGVAMLGPILLLAGLLQLLAGRFRLGCWFRVTAPAVVYGMLAGIGVLIVLSQVHVMLDAAPKPSGLDNLAAFPAAVAQALPSFGWQAGLLGLTTIAVMWLWEKFRPHSLRFIPGALLGVGLATVASLMLALQVKRVEVPENLAEAIDWLRPADLLNLVDPTLLIAAFAVAFIASAETLLSAAAVDRMHSGDRADFDRELSAQGIGNMLCGLLGALPMTGVIVRSSANVQAGATTRMSTIFHGLWLLLFVLLLSSVLQSIPVASLAGVLVYTGFKLVDLKAFRSLGRYGRMPMFTYAATALAIIFTDLLTGVLIGFGLTLAKLAWKASRLKISLIDLPKEGEMELRLVGAATFLKVPALTQVLNTLPTGVTVHVPLNNLSYIDHSCLELLEEWSRANASKGSKLLIESRGLKRRLEGRLRTTVGVGAASA, from the coding sequence ATGCGTGCTGCTCAACAATTCAAAGCTGTTCTGCCACGGGAGCTATTGGCTTCGGTGGTTGTGTTTCTGGTGGCCCTGCCTTTGTGCATGGGCATCGCGATCGCCTCTGGCCTGCCGCCGGCCAAGGGCTTGATCACCGGCATCATCGGTGGTTTGGTGGTGGGTTTCCTGGCCGGTTCGAAGCTGCAAGTCAGTGGCCCGGCCGCAGGCTTGGCAGTGTTGGTCTTCGAACTGGTGCGCCAACATGGCGTGGCGATGCTCGGGCCGATCCTGCTGCTGGCGGGTCTTTTGCAGTTGTTGGCCGGGCGCTTTCGCCTGGGTTGCTGGTTCCGCGTGACTGCGCCGGCCGTGGTCTACGGCATGCTGGCGGGTATCGGCGTGCTGATCGTGCTGTCCCAGGTCCATGTGATGCTCGACGCGGCACCCAAGCCTTCCGGGTTGGATAACCTGGCGGCGTTCCCTGCGGCAGTGGCCCAGGCGTTGCCGTCCTTCGGCTGGCAGGCCGGCCTGCTCGGTTTGACGACGATTGCGGTGATGTGGCTGTGGGAAAAGTTTCGCCCCCACAGTCTGCGCTTCATTCCCGGCGCCTTGCTTGGTGTAGGCCTGGCGACCGTTGCCAGCCTGATGTTGGCGTTGCAGGTCAAGCGTGTGGAAGTCCCGGAGAACCTCGCCGAAGCCATCGATTGGCTGCGCCCGGCGGACCTGCTGAACCTGGTCGATCCGACGTTGCTGATCGCCGCGTTCGCCGTGGCCTTCATTGCCAGCGCCGAGACCCTGCTGTCGGCCGCCGCCGTGGACCGCATGCACAGCGGTGACCGTGCGGACTTCGACCGCGAGCTGTCGGCGCAAGGTATCGGCAACATGTTGTGCGGCCTGCTCGGCGCCTTGCCGATGACCGGCGTGATCGTGCGCAGCTCGGCCAACGTCCAGGCCGGGGCCACGACGCGGATGTCGACGATTTTCCACGGCCTGTGGTTGTTGCTCTTCGTGCTCTTGCTGTCCAGCGTACTGCAGAGCATTCCGGTGGCAAGCCTGGCGGGTGTGCTGGTCTACACCGGTTTCAAACTGGTGGATCTCAAGGCGTTTCGCAGCCTGGGCCGTTATGGCCGGATGCCGATGTTCACCTATGCCGCGACGGCCCTGGCGATCATCTTCACCGACCTGCTGACCGGTGTGCTGATCGGTTTCGGTCTGACCCTGGCGAAACTGGCCTGGAAAGCCTCGCGACTGAAAATCAGCCTAATCGATCTGCCCAAGGAGGGTGAGATGGAATTGCGCCTGGTGGGGGCGGCGACCTTCCTGAAGGTTCCAGCGCTGACCCAGGTGCTGAACACGCTGCCCACGGGCGTAACCGTGCATGTGCCGCTCAATAACCTGAGCTACATCGACCATTCATGCCTGGAGTTGCTGGAAGAATGGAGCCGGGCGAATGCCAGCAAGGGTTCGAAGCTGCTGATCGAATCCCGTGGGCTCAAGCGTAGGTTGGAGGGGCGGTTGCGGACGACCGTGGGGGTGGGTGCAGCGTCTGCCTGA
- a CDS encoding twin transmembrane helix small protein: protein MLKAAIFLMLIATIASLFSGLFFLVKDEGNSNRLVIALAIRVGLAAITVGLIAWGFFSGQLVSHAPW from the coding sequence ATGCTAAAAGCAGCCATCTTCCTGATGCTGATTGCCACGATTGCCAGCCTGTTCAGCGGTCTGTTTTTTCTGGTCAAGGATGAGGGCAATTCCAATCGCCTGGTCATCGCCTTGGCGATTCGGGTTGGTCTGGCCGCCATCACCGTCGGCTTGATTGCCTGGGGTTTCTTCAGCGGCCAGTTGGTGTCGCATGCTCCTTGGTAA
- a CDS encoding cytochrome c oxidase assembly protein: protein MADSISLKKLVTRLLLVVVAMFIFGFALVPIYDVMCKAFGINGKTAGQYEGEQTVDESRQVRVQFLSTNSVDMPWDFYPKGDELVVRPGAVNEMVFVVHNPTDRPMSAQAVPSIAPSNAAAYFHKTECFCFTQQVLQPGERIEMPMRFIVDRDMPKEVKHLTLSYTLFDITARHPPVALNTDR, encoded by the coding sequence ATGGCTGATTCCATCTCGCTGAAGAAACTGGTGACCCGCCTGCTGCTGGTGGTGGTGGCCATGTTCATCTTCGGGTTTGCCCTGGTGCCGATCTACGACGTGATGTGCAAGGCGTTCGGCATCAACGGCAAGACCGCCGGGCAATACGAAGGCGAGCAGACCGTTGATGAGTCGCGCCAGGTTCGTGTGCAGTTCCTGTCGACCAACTCGGTGGACATGCCCTGGGACTTTTATCCCAAGGGCGATGAACTGGTGGTCCGGCCCGGGGCGGTGAACGAGATGGTCTTCGTCGTCCACAACCCCACCGACCGGCCAATGAGTGCCCAGGCGGTTCCGAGCATCGCGCCGAGCAACGCGGCGGCCTATTTCCACAAGACCGAATGTTTTTGTTTTACCCAGCAAGTGCTGCAACCCGGCGAACGCATCGAAATGCCCATGCGCTTCATCGTCGACCGGGACATGCCCAAGGAAGTGAAGCACCTGACGCTGTCCTACACGCTGTTCGATATCACCGCTCGTCATCCACCGGTGGCTCTAAACACTGACCGATAG
- a CDS encoding tyrosine-protein phosphatase, with protein sequence MPTLSLRSLLCLTLLILFTGSAAQAADFAEARPADWAQPVEKHYNLYQMSPTLYRSSLPDGGALPLLAKLKIGTVITFLPDSDARWLSAPGIAQVQLPYRTNHVDDSDILKALRAVQAAEANGPVLMHCKHGSDRTGLVAAMYRVVVQGWSKEDALNEMTEGGFGDSYHFKDGVRYMMQADVEKLRVALVNGDCSTSVFALCSLKSWVNSTTTAHHLDPQLALPEQ encoded by the coding sequence ATGCCCACGCTTTCTTTGCGATCATTGCTCTGCCTGACCTTGCTCATCCTGTTTACCGGGTCTGCGGCCCAGGCGGCTGACTTCGCCGAGGCGAGACCGGCCGATTGGGCCCAGCCGGTGGAAAAGCACTACAACCTTTACCAAATGTCACCGACGCTTTACCGCAGCTCCTTGCCGGACGGCGGCGCCTTGCCTTTGCTGGCGAAACTCAAGATCGGCACGGTCATTACCTTTCTGCCGGACTCCGATGCGCGCTGGTTGTCCGCTCCCGGCATCGCGCAAGTGCAGTTGCCGTATCGCACCAATCATGTCGACGACAGCGACATACTCAAGGCCCTGCGCGCGGTCCAGGCTGCCGAAGCCAATGGCCCGGTGCTGATGCACTGCAAGCACGGTTCGGACCGCACCGGGCTGGTGGCGGCCATGTACCGGGTGGTGGTGCAGGGCTGGAGCAAAGAGGACGCGTTGAACGAAATGACGGAGGGCGGCTTCGGCGATAGCTATCACTTCAAGGATGGGGTTCGTTACATGATGCAGGCCGATGTTGAAAAACTTCGCGTTGCATTGGTGAACGGCGATTGCAGCACCAGTGTGTTTGCCCTTTGCTCGCTGAAAAGCTGGGTCAATTCAACCACGACGGCCCATCACCTTGATCCTCAGCTCGCCCTTCCTGAACAATGA
- a CDS encoding PA0069 family radical SAM protein encodes MSAPLPPRGRGTATNPHNRFAPSRSVAEDDGWYQEVPPTQGTEVRFEVAKTIITRNTSPDIPFDRSINPYRGCEHGCIYCYARPSHAYWDMSPGLDFETKLIAKTNAADVLEEQLSKRGYQCAPINLGSNTDPYQPIEREQRITRRILEVLLRYRHPVTIVTKGSLILRDLDLLSELAEQRLVAVMISLTTLDDELKRILEPRAAAPKARLRAIKVMREAGIPVGVLCSPMIPMINDSEIESLLAEAHAAGAQSAAYIMLRLPLEVAPLFEEWLQAHYPQRAAHVLSLVRQSRGGELYDSQFGKRMRGEGPFADLLAQRFSKAIKRLGLDRREGYNLDCDAFCPPGRQMSLI; translated from the coding sequence ATGTCAGCCCCTCTTCCGCCCCGCGGCCGCGGCACCGCGACCAACCCGCACAACCGCTTCGCCCCGAGCCGCTCGGTGGCCGAGGATGACGGCTGGTATCAGGAAGTCCCGCCGACCCAAGGCACCGAAGTGCGCTTCGAAGTGGCGAAGACCATCATCACCCGCAATACCTCGCCGGATATCCCCTTCGACCGCTCGATCAACCCCTACCGGGGCTGTGAACACGGCTGCATCTACTGCTATGCGCGGCCCAGTCATGCCTACTGGGACATGTCGCCGGGGCTGGATTTCGAAACCAAGCTGATCGCCAAGACCAACGCCGCCGATGTGCTGGAGGAACAGCTGTCCAAGCGCGGCTATCAATGCGCGCCGATCAACCTGGGCTCCAACACTGACCCTTACCAGCCCATCGAACGCGAGCAGCGAATCACCCGCCGAATCCTCGAGGTGCTGCTGCGCTACCGTCATCCGGTGACCATCGTGACCAAGGGCTCGCTGATCCTGCGGGACCTGGACTTGTTGAGCGAATTGGCAGAGCAGCGACTGGTGGCGGTGATGATCAGCCTTACCACCTTGGACGATGAGCTCAAGCGTATTCTCGAACCCCGTGCCGCGGCGCCCAAGGCGCGGTTACGGGCGATAAAGGTCATGCGCGAGGCCGGTATTCCGGTGGGGGTGTTGTGTTCACCGATGATCCCGATGATCAACGACAGCGAGATCGAGAGCCTGCTGGCCGAGGCTCACGCCGCTGGCGCGCAGAGTGCCGCCTACATCATGTTGCGCCTGCCGCTGGAAGTGGCACCGCTGTTCGAAGAATGGTTGCAGGCGCACTACCCACAGCGCGCCGCCCATGTGTTGAGCCTGGTTCGCCAGAGCCGCGGCGGCGAGCTCTACGACAGCCAGTTCGGCAAACGCATGCGCGGCGAGGGGCCTTTCGCCGACCTGCTCGCCCAGCGGTTCAGCAAGGCGATCAAGCGCCTGGGGCTTGATCGGCGCGAAGGCTACAACCTCGATTGCGATGCCTTTTGTCCGCCGGGCCGACAGATGTCCTTGATTTAA
- a CDS encoding SURF1 family protein: MKHFRPGILPSLVVAVLVPVMVCLGFWQLSRGEQKRVLMDSYAERRVAPPLDSAELQHTTDPAFRPVSLHGQFDAEHSLLLDNRQHDGKVGVELLQPFLDHATGQWLLVNRGWLPWPDRRTPPVFNTPDAPVSLQAWVYVAPGATFQLHADPAGAAWPRTVTAIEPDKLWAELGRSGFTYELRQQNGPGAYRTDWPVVAMGPEKHLGYAVQWFAMAAALFGLFLYLGWHNAGRHHGNRHESNQHV, encoded by the coding sequence ATGAAACACTTTCGGCCGGGCATCCTGCCGTCGCTGGTGGTCGCCGTTCTGGTGCCGGTGATGGTGTGCCTGGGGTTCTGGCAATTGAGCCGGGGCGAACAGAAGCGTGTGCTCATGGACAGTTATGCCGAGCGCCGCGTGGCGCCGCCGCTGGACAGCGCCGAGCTGCAACACACAACCGATCCAGCCTTCCGGCCGGTCAGCCTGCACGGCCAGTTCGACGCCGAACACAGCCTCCTGCTGGATAACCGCCAGCACGACGGCAAGGTCGGTGTCGAACTGCTGCAACCCTTCCTCGATCACGCCACCGGGCAATGGTTGCTGGTCAACCGCGGCTGGCTGCCCTGGCCGGACCGCCGCACCCCGCCGGTCTTCAATACGCCTGATGCACCGGTGAGCCTGCAAGCCTGGGTCTACGTCGCCCCGGGCGCGACGTTCCAACTGCACGCCGATCCGGCCGGGGCAGCGTGGCCGCGAACGGTCACCGCCATCGAGCCCGACAAACTCTGGGCCGAACTGGGCCGCAGCGGTTTCACCTATGAATTACGCCAACAAAACGGCCCAGGCGCCTACCGGACCGATTGGCCCGTGGTGGCCATGGGGCCGGAAAAACACCTCGGTTATGCCGTGCAGTGGTTCGCCATGGCGGCGGCGCTGTTCGGCCTTTTCCTTTATCTCGGATGGCACAACGCAGGGAGACACCATGGGAACCGCCATGAATCCAACCAACACGTCTGA
- a CDS encoding cytochrome c oxidase subunit 3 produces the protein MATHEHYYVPAQSKWPIIATVGMFVTVYGLATWFNDLKADRPDSHGPLIFFVGGLLVAYMLFGWFGAVIKESRAGLYSAQLDRSFRWGMSWFIFSEVMFFVAFFGALFYVRMISAPGLAGEGSKGLSEMLWPNFEYVWPLLNNPDPKLFPPPKDVISPWGLPLLNTILLVSSSVTVTIAHHALKKGHRGALKIWLAITVLLGCAFLGFQAEEYIHAYKELGLTLGSGIYGATFFMLTGFHGAHVTIGTIILFVMLMRVMRGHFDNEHQFGFEAASWYWHFVDVVWIGLFFFVYIL, from the coding sequence ATGGCAACTCACGAACACTATTACGTTCCGGCCCAGAGCAAATGGCCGATCATCGCCACGGTCGGGATGTTCGTCACGGTGTATGGCCTGGCGACCTGGTTCAACGACCTGAAGGCCGACCGACCGGACTCCCACGGCCCGCTGATCTTTTTCGTCGGCGGCCTGCTGGTGGCCTACATGCTGTTCGGCTGGTTCGGCGCGGTGATCAAGGAAAGCCGCGCCGGGCTCTATAGCGCGCAGCTCGATCGCTCGTTCCGCTGGGGGATGAGTTGGTTCATCTTTTCCGAGGTGATGTTCTTCGTCGCGTTCTTCGGCGCGCTGTTCTATGTGCGCATGATCTCGGCGCCGGGTTTGGCCGGCGAAGGCAGCAAGGGTTTGTCGGAGATGCTTTGGCCAAACTTCGAATATGTCTGGCCGTTGCTGAACAACCCCGACCCGAAACTCTTCCCTCCACCCAAGGATGTGATCAGCCCTTGGGGCTTGCCATTGCTCAACACCATTCTGCTGGTCAGCTCCAGCGTCACCGTGACCATCGCCCACCATGCCCTGAAAAAAGGCCATCGCGGCGCGCTGAAAATCTGGCTGGCGATCACGGTGCTGCTGGGTTGTGCCTTCCTGGGCTTCCAGGCCGAGGAATACATCCACGCCTATAAAGAGCTGGGCCTGACCTTGGGCTCGGGGATCTACGGCGCGACGTTCTTCATGCTCACCGGCTTCCACGGCGCCCACGTCACCATCGGCACGATCATTTTGTTCGTGATGCTGATGCGCGTCATGCGCGGGCATTTCGACAACGAGCATCAGTTCGGCTTCGAGGCCGCGAGCTGGTACTGGCACTTCGTCGATGTGGTGTGGATCGGTTTGTTCTTCTTCGTCTACATCCTCTGA
- the coxB gene encoding cytochrome c oxidase subunit II, with protein MTRHPHVWMGLLLWSIFSQAQAAWTVNMAPGATQISNAVFDLHMTIFWICVVIGVIVFGAMFWSMIMHRRSTGQNAAHFHENTRVEILWTIVPLLILVAMAVPATATLIKMYDSSESDIDIQVTGYQWKWHYKYLGQDVEFFSNLATPAEQIHNQSAKGEHYLLEVDKPLVLPVDAKVRFLVTSADVIHSWWVPAFAVKRDAIPGFVNEAWTRVDKPGLYRGQCAELCGKDHGFMPIVVEVKSKPDYEAWLAERKAEAAQLKELTSKEWTREELIERGDKVYHTTCVACHQAEGQGLPPMFPALKGSKIATGPIKDHLSIVFHGKPGTSMAAFGKQLSEVDIAAVVTYERNAWGNNKGDMVTPKEVLELKQAESQ; from the coding sequence ATGACGCGACATCCACACGTATGGATGGGCCTCCTGTTGTGGTCGATTTTCAGCCAGGCGCAAGCGGCCTGGACTGTGAATATGGCGCCTGGAGCGACACAGATCAGCAACGCAGTCTTCGACCTGCACATGACCATTTTCTGGATCTGTGTAGTCATCGGCGTCATCGTCTTCGGCGCCATGTTCTGGTCGATGATCATGCACCGCCGCTCAACGGGCCAGAATGCGGCCCATTTCCACGAAAACACCCGCGTCGAAATCCTCTGGACCATCGTGCCCCTCCTGATCCTGGTGGCCATGGCGGTGCCTGCCACCGCGACCCTGATCAAGATGTACGACTCCAGCGAGTCGGACATCGATATCCAGGTCACCGGCTATCAATGGAAGTGGCACTACAAGTACCTGGGCCAGGACGTCGAGTTCTTCAGCAACCTGGCCACGCCAGCTGAACAAATCCATAACCAGAGCGCCAAGGGCGAACATTACCTGCTGGAAGTCGACAAGCCGCTGGTGCTGCCGGTCGATGCCAAGGTGCGCTTTCTGGTGACCTCCGCCGACGTGATCCACTCCTGGTGGGTGCCGGCCTTCGCGGTCAAGCGCGATGCGATTCCCGGGTTCGTCAACGAAGCCTGGACCCGCGTCGACAAGCCCGGCCTGTACCGCGGCCAGTGCGCCGAGTTGTGCGGCAAGGACCACGGCTTCATGCCCATCGTGGTCGAGGTCAAGAGCAAACCCGACTACGAAGCTTGGCTGGCCGAACGCAAGGCCGAAGCCGCGCAACTTAAAGAATTGACCAGCAAGGAATGGACGCGAGAAGAACTCATCGAGCGTGGCGACAAGGTCTACCACACCACGTGCGTGGCCTGTCACCAGGCCGAAGGCCAGGGCCTGCCACCGATGTTCCCGGCACTCAAGGGCTCGAAAATCGCCACTGGGCCGATCAAGGATCACCTGAGCATTGTCTTCCACGGCAAACCCGGCACGTCCATGGCGGCGTTCGGCAAGCAGCTGTCGGAAGTCGATATCGCGGCGGTCGTGACCTATGAACGTAACGCCTGGGGCAACAACAAGGGCGACATGGTGACGCCGAAAGAAGTGCTGGAACTCAAACAGGCGGAAAGCCAATGA